Proteins from one Candida orthopsilosis Co 90-125, chromosome 2 draft sequence genomic window:
- a CDS encoding 60S ribosomal protein L7, whose product MATLLNSIAKAIKPETQQKKEKAQQKTAEERVAAKNARRVSNKEKRKVIYDRAAKYQKEYTDAEKSVIKAKRDAKASGSYYVDAQPKLVFVVRIKGIMKIPPKPRKVMQLLRLTQINSGVFVRLTKATSELIKLAEPYIAYGYPSLSTIRQLVYKRGYGKINKQRIPLSDNAIIEANLGKYDILSIEDLIHEIYTVGPNFKQVNNFLWPFKLSNPTGGFRSRKFQHFIQGGDTGNREEFINALVKQMN is encoded by the exons ATGGCTAC TTTATTGAACTCCATCGCCAAGGCTATCAAACCAgaaactcaacaaaagaaggaaaaggCTCAACAAAAGACCGCTGAGGAAAGAGTTGCTGCCAAGAATGCCAGAAGAGTC TCtaacaaagaaaagagaaaggtTATCTATGACAGAGCCGCTAAATACCAAAAGGAATATACTGATGCTGAAAAATCAGTCATCAAGGCTAAGAGAGATGCCAAGGCTTCCGGTTCATACTATGTTGATGCTCAACCAAAATTGGTTTTTGTGGTTAGAATCAAGGGTATCATGAAGATTCCACCAAAGCCAAGAAAGGTtatgcaattgttgagatTGACTCAAATCAACTCCGGTGTTTTCGTCAGATTGACTAAAGCTACCTctgaattgatcaaattggcTGAACCTTACATTGCTTACGGTTACCCATCATTGTCAACCATCAGACAATTGGTCTACAAGAGAGGTTACGGTAAGATCAACAAGCAAAGAATCCCATTGTCTGATAATGCCATCATTGAAGCTAACTTGGGTAAATACGATATCTTGTctattgaagatttgattcACGAAATCTACACTGTTGGTCCAAACTTCAAGCAAGTTAACAATTTCTTGTGGCCATTCAAATTGTCTAACCCAACTGGTGGTTTTAGATCAAGAAAATTCCAACACTTTATCCAAGGTGGTGACACTGGTAACAGAGAAGAATTCATCAATGCTTTGGTTAAACAAATGAACTAA
- a CDS encoding Aut7 autophagosome protein, whose amino-acid sequence MRSQFKDEHPFEKRQAEAARIAQRFKDRVPVICEKVENSDIPEIDKRKYLVPVDLTVGQFVYVIRKRIKLPSEKAIFIFVNDILPPTAALISTIYEEHKDEDGFLYVLYSGENTFGEKVPVNLNELDFSDLPEDL is encoded by the exons ATGAGGTCACAATTTAAAGACGAACATCCTTTTG AAAAGAGACAAGCAGAGGCAGCTAGAATTGCACAGAGGTTTAAGGACAGAGTTCCTGTTATTTGTGAAAAGGTTGAAAACTCCGATATTCCCGAAATTGATAAACGTAAATACTTGGTTCCAGTTGATTTGACTGTAGGTCAATTTGTTTACGTTATTAGgaaaagaatcaaattaCCTAGTGAAAAGGCCATTTTTATATTTGTCAATGATATTTTACCTCCAACTGCTGCTTTAATTAGTACAATTTATGAAGAACACAAGGACGAAGATGGGTTTTTGTACGTTTTGTATTCAGGAGAAAACActtttggagaaaaagtGCCtgtcaatttgaatgaattggattttAGTGATCTTCCGGAAGATCTTTAA